In one window of Nerophis ophidion isolate RoL-2023_Sa linkage group LG05, RoL_Noph_v1.0, whole genome shotgun sequence DNA:
- the LOC133553705 gene encoding melatonin receptor type 1C-like, producing the protein MQSPNTDQLVPEGNIFVVSLSVADLVVALYPYPLVLTAIVHDDWTMGDTHCQASGFIMGISVIGSIFNIMAIAINRYCYICHSLNYDRLFSLRNTCCYLGLTWIFTAIATVPNFFVGSLQYDPRIYSCTFAQTVSSYYTISVVIIHFLIPLLVVSYCYLRIWVRVIQVKHRAKPEQRAKLKPSDVRNFLTMFMVFVLFAVCWAPLNLIGLAVAINPARVAPNIPQWLFVTSYFMAYFNSCLNAIIYGLLNQNFRKEYKTIVLALCIPRLLLVETSRCATEGLKSKPSAAVTNNIIAEINV; encoded by the coding sequence GCAACATCTTTGTGGTGAGTCTGTCAGTCGCAGACCTGGTGGTGGCGCTCTACCCCTACCCTTTGGTACTGACAGCCATCGTCCACGACGACTGGACTATGGGGGACACGCACTGCCAGGCGAGCGGTTTCATCATGGGCATCAGCGTCATCGGCTCCATCTTTAACATCATGGCCATCGCCATCAACCGCTACTGCTACATCTGCCACAGCCTGAACTACGACCGCCTGTTCAGCCTCAGGAACACCTGCTGCTACCTGGGCCTCACCTGGATCTTCACGGCCATCGCCACCGTGCCCAACTTCTTTGTGGGCTCGCTTCAGTACGATCCTCGCATTTACTCCTGCACTTTCGCCCAGACAGTTAGCTCTTACTACACCATCTCCGTGGTCATCATCCATTTCCTGATCCCGCTGCTGGTGGTGTCGTACTGCTACTTGAGGATATGGGTGAGGGTGATCCAGGTGAAACATCGGGCGAAACCAGAACAAAGAGCCAAACTAAAACCCAGCGACGTAAGGAACTTCCTGACTATGTTCATGGtgtttgtgttgtttgctgtCTGCTGGGCGCCGTTGAACCTGATCGGCCTGGCGGTGGCGATCAACCCGGCCAGAGTTGCTCCGAACATACCGCAGTGGCTGTTTGTCACCAGCTACTTCATGGCATACTTCAACAGCTGCCTCAACGCCATCATATACGGACTGCTGAACCAAAACTTTCGTAAAGAATACAAGACGATCGTCCTCGCTCTGTGCATCCCACGCTTGCTCCTGGTGGAAACCTCAAGGTGTGCCACAGAGGGTCTGAAGAGTAAACCCTCAGCGGCTGTGACAAACAATATCATAGCGGAGATAAACGTATAA